The sequence gcttcgtcatagggaagaAGAACTGTCTGCAGCTGAagcggaaataaatgaactgaggggccgtttgaaagaaaaagaagagttgGGTAAGGGTGAGGAgggtcttcgttcagaacttgctatagtccgcaacgaattggagcagactcgtagaagcgtctcgtccttcacaggtttgtattttatgggtttttcactccttgtgattccctctgtattttggtgttctgtctgagtctccccaccctatcttcagtaggtggagtccccgagttgatatggcttctgaaagaaagggaacgacagaaatcccgtattgcagagttggtgggtaagttgaaaaatgaagccgtaaagtggaatgctcgtactgatgagcacaacgccttaacagctgagtggcgtgaaaagtgaacactgatggttgatatgcaaaacaagtacaatcatgaccgttgtttgtttaatggtacgctgctatggacgcgtgacaacctgcgtgatgctcaagaacatgcttcagacttagaggctagagtgcgctttttagaaggagaattgcaacaggctcgttctttcttaagCCCCGGGGTTAGGaatagtatgctgcgtcttttcgaggaaagagataatgctagggccgaggttggtgctcttagtaaagccctagcagcgtctcgagcggatgttgctcgtcaagtggaatctgaaagagatcttgagatgaatgtatatcgacttcataaaaggatgggggaggtgaatgatgaagtcaaccatcttcgtcacttggattcgatgaagcgggtagatttagacgccagtcaatttgctcttacgaaccttcatgcggattataagaaactatccgccGAGtacgactttcttgatgaggctctgGACGCAattgtcaatgagtatgaggaggcttcggctaatgtcgaaggtataaccttgTTTTATCGAGTgtaattctgttatttcttcgttttaaccccttggtatttcttttctttgttttcagcactcgagggacagcttcacgcagcaaatgatgagcttaaaaagactcaatctgccttagtgcagcaggaaggacaaaccaACCATTTCAAAGGGTtgtccgcgtctcgtgaggaagccgcggagattgcctccaaagaggcggaacgcctgtctgtattgctgtctcaagcccaccagcgaaccgctgttatcacttataaggctcgatgtcagttggctgaggagaccaacaaagtcctggataagattgaacttggccttaaagtcgaacatggatttgtcaagaactatccgcgtcgtcccctccCCGTGCCTTTGCCtagttcttctgggccttcttctgGTGGTAGCGTACCCTcgtctcgcagagacaaccccgtTGATGGATCTgtgtcgtccaagtagatttcttttactAGTCATAGGAAGTTGATCctcgttgattatataatttcggatcattttttgatttgTTTCCTGTTTTTCTTTATTTGCCGAGTCTTGTAaccaactctttatgaaatggatcatccttttgacatacctgcgttatcaattcatctttttattttaagtattgtgaagtgttaaactagaaataacttgctttgtaaaaagttgagagtgtttgggtgcgacaccgaaggtaaataccttcgtgatcgtcttgagacctgtcaccccgctggcgaatcctgggccagaggattcccaaacggtgggggccgaggcagcgttttaggatatggaatgcttatttgaaaatatttacatgcacccattccgtcgacccgctgccttaaaattggttgagTATCtttttctgctgggtgccttcccccaggtcttacactcatagacactgataggggagccctgagagattgtagattaactactttccccaatattgttaatttattat comes from Papaver somniferum cultivar HN1 chromosome 7, ASM357369v1, whole genome shotgun sequence and encodes:
- the LOC113298440 gene encoding uncharacterized protein LOC113298440, which produces MMIGMCLGTLAKKVPAENAGDHAEGGNVESCAGDEMAAKGKSAVESSSEEFPFSLMPEGEDAILAWLNKKNLMFVPIPAPVVAGKKNSDAYTRRMMQLSSEARVAEMWEKDLRASEANLVVDPPASVADMMAIADGYQYGFPQQRVLEMMRSEHCNHVLYQFFKAKFLKLEAKLRHREEELSAAEAEINELRGRLKEKEELGKGEEGLRSELAIVRNELEQTRRSVSSFTALEGQLHAANDELKKTQSALVQQEGQTNHFKGLSASREEAAEIASKEAERLSVLLSQAHQRTAVITYKARCQLAEETNKVLDKIELGLKVEHGFVKNYPRRPLPVPLPSSSGPSSGGSVPSSRRDNPVDGSVSSK